The Mycolicibacterium mageritense genome contains a region encoding:
- the gdhA gene encoding NADP-specific glutamate dehydrogenase: MSGLHTKLHDIYEELVRRNAGETEFHQAVYEVLTSLGPVVTKHPEYADNAVIRRLCEPERQIIFRVPWLDDSGAVQINRGFRVEFNSALGPFKGGLRFHPSVYLGIVKFLGFEQIFKNSLTGLPIGGGKGGSDFDPKGRSDNEIMRFCQSFMTELYRHIGEYTDVPAGDIGVGTREIGFLFGQYKRITNRYESGVLTGKGLTWGGSQVRTEATGYGTVFFVDEILRANSDSFEGKRVVVSGSGNVAIYAIEKVHALGGIVVACSDSSGYVVDEKGVDLDILKDIKEINRGRISDYVEARAGAAQFVEGRSVWEVPCDIALPCATQNEVSGDDATSLIKAGCRIVAEGANMPCTPEAVKLFGEAGVIFAPGKAANAGGVATSALEMQQNASRDSWTFEETEVRLAEIMGRIHDRCLATADEYGQPGNYVAGANIAGFTRVADAMVALGLV; the protein is encoded by the coding sequence TTGAGTGGCCTGCACACCAAACTGCATGACATCTATGAGGAGCTGGTACGGCGCAACGCCGGTGAGACCGAGTTCCACCAAGCCGTTTACGAGGTGCTGACCAGCCTCGGGCCCGTGGTGACCAAGCACCCCGAGTACGCCGACAACGCGGTGATCCGCCGGCTGTGCGAGCCCGAACGTCAGATCATCTTCCGCGTGCCGTGGCTCGACGATTCCGGTGCGGTGCAGATCAACCGGGGCTTCCGCGTCGAATTCAACTCCGCCCTCGGGCCTTTCAAGGGCGGGCTGCGCTTCCACCCGTCGGTGTACCTCGGCATCGTGAAGTTCCTCGGCTTCGAGCAGATCTTCAAGAACTCGTTGACCGGCCTGCCGATCGGCGGCGGCAAGGGCGGTTCGGACTTCGACCCGAAGGGCCGCTCCGACAACGAGATCATGCGGTTCTGCCAGTCCTTCATGACCGAGCTGTACCGCCACATCGGCGAATACACCGATGTGCCTGCCGGCGACATCGGCGTGGGCACGCGTGAAATCGGTTTCCTGTTCGGCCAATACAAGCGGATCACCAACCGCTACGAATCCGGCGTGCTCACCGGCAAGGGGCTCACGTGGGGCGGTTCGCAGGTCCGCACCGAAGCCACCGGCTACGGCACGGTGTTCTTCGTCGACGAGATCCTGCGGGCCAACTCCGACTCTTTCGAGGGCAAGCGTGTCGTGGTGTCCGGCTCGGGCAACGTGGCGATCTACGCGATCGAGAAGGTCCACGCGCTCGGCGGCATCGTCGTGGCGTGTTCGGACTCCAGCGGATACGTGGTCGACGAGAAGGGTGTGGACCTCGACATCCTCAAGGACATCAAGGAGATCAACCGCGGGCGGATCAGCGACTACGTCGAAGCCCGCGCGGGCGCAGCGCAGTTCGTCGAGGGACGCAGCGTGTGGGAGGTGCCGTGCGACATCGCGCTGCCCTGTGCGACGCAGAACGAGGTGTCCGGTGACGACGCCACGTCGCTGATCAAGGCGGGCTGCCGCATCGTCGCCGAAGGCGCCAACATGCCGTGCACACCGGAGGCGGTCAAGCTGTTCGGAGAGGCCGGGGTGATCTTCGCGCCGGGCAAGGCCGCCAACGCGGGCGGCGTCGCCACGAGTGCGCTGGAGATGCAGCAGAACGCGTCGCGTGACTCGTGGACGTTCGAGGAGACCGAGGTCAGGCTGGCCGAGATCATGGGCCGCATCCACGATCGCTGCCTGGCCACCGCCGACGAGTACGGCCAGCCGGGCAACTACGTGGCCGGCGCCAACATCGCCGGGTTCACCCGGGTTGCCGACGCGATGGTGGCGCTGGGCCTGGTGTAG
- the arcA gene encoding arginine deiminase → MTDVVLGSDSEVGRLRSVILHRPGPELQRLTPQNNDALLFDGLPWVAKAQQEHDAFAALLVSRGVEVLLLGDLLTEALAHSGAARMHGISAAVDSRRLGVPLAHELSAYLRTLEPAALAHVLMAGMTFNELPFSGAELSLVRLMHHGGDFVIDPLPNLLFTRDSSFWIGPRVAITSLALPARVRETSLTDVIYAHHPRFLGVRRAYESRSAPVEGGDVLLLAPGVVAVGVGERTTPAGAEALARSLFDDDLAHTVLAVPIAQERAQMHLDTVCTMVDVDAVVMYPNIVDTLSAFTIHRVPGGVRIDDEKPFVRAAAEAMGIDKLRVIDTGLDPVTAEREQWDDGNNTLAVAPGVVVAYERNAETNARLGDSGIEVLPIEASELGTGRGGPRCMSCPAARDPV, encoded by the coding sequence GTGACTGATGTGGTGTTGGGGTCCGATTCCGAGGTCGGCAGGCTGCGGTCGGTCATCCTGCACCGCCCCGGCCCCGAGTTGCAGCGGCTGACACCCCAGAACAACGACGCGCTGTTGTTCGACGGCCTGCCGTGGGTCGCCAAGGCCCAGCAGGAGCACGACGCCTTCGCGGCGCTGCTCGTCTCGCGCGGCGTCGAGGTGCTGCTGCTGGGTGATCTGCTCACCGAGGCGCTGGCGCACAGCGGTGCGGCACGTATGCACGGCATCTCCGCAGCCGTCGACTCACGACGCCTGGGTGTGCCGCTGGCGCACGAGCTTTCGGCGTATCTGCGCACGCTCGAGCCGGCTGCGCTGGCGCATGTCCTGATGGCGGGCATGACGTTCAACGAGTTGCCGTTCAGCGGCGCCGAGTTGTCGTTGGTGCGCCTCATGCACCACGGCGGCGACTTCGTGATCGACCCGCTGCCGAATCTGCTGTTCACCCGCGATTCGTCGTTCTGGATCGGGCCGCGGGTGGCCATCACGTCGCTGGCGCTGCCCGCGCGGGTGCGCGAGACGTCGCTGACCGATGTGATCTACGCCCACCACCCGCGGTTCCTCGGCGTGCGGCGGGCCTACGAATCGCGGTCGGCACCTGTCGAGGGTGGCGACGTGCTGTTGCTCGCGCCCGGCGTGGTGGCGGTCGGCGTGGGGGAGCGCACCACCCCGGCCGGTGCGGAAGCGCTGGCGCGCAGCCTGTTCGACGACGACCTCGCGCACACCGTGCTGGCCGTGCCGATCGCGCAGGAGCGGGCGCAGATGCACCTGGACACCGTGTGCACCATGGTCGACGTCGACGCGGTCGTGATGTACCCCAACATCGTGGACACGTTGTCGGCCTTCACGATTCACCGCGTGCCCGGCGGAGTCCGGATCGACGACGAGAAGCCGTTCGTGCGGGCCGCGGCCGAAGCCATGGGCATCGACAAGCTCCGGGTGATCGACACCGGACTCGACCCCGTGACGGCCGAGCGTGAGCAGTGGGACGACGGCAACAACACCCTGGCGGTGGCGCCGGGCGTGGTGGTGGCATACGAACGCAACGCCGAAACCAATGCCCGCCTGGGTGATTCGGGTATCGAGGTGTTGCCCATCGAGGCGTCGGAGCTCGGCACCGGCCGTGGCGGGCCCCGCTGCATGTCGTGCCCGGCGGCGCGGGATCCGGTCTAG
- a CDS encoding DUF5642 family protein translates to MLNRKLALAVLSTGACVTALVGCSQSDATEFANANIANVTKLKSSFGPEFKVSEVAPTGIDPKMLAPQKMPPGMKFEPADCAKFAEGQSLPAGLKGNMAATAAEGAGNRFIVLAVETSEPIPMNDPGDACKQVKFAGPGSRGQVDVVEAPQIDGARTVGTHRVVQAAVQGRARTGELYNYVASFGPFMVIVTANPLVVPNKPLAPVDTQRARDLLTAAVAAVRG, encoded by the coding sequence ATGCTGAACCGGAAACTGGCACTCGCCGTGCTGTCGACGGGCGCCTGCGTCACCGCACTGGTGGGCTGCAGCCAATCGGACGCCACGGAGTTCGCGAACGCGAACATCGCCAACGTCACCAAGTTGAAGTCGAGTTTCGGGCCCGAGTTCAAGGTCAGCGAGGTCGCCCCCACCGGGATCGACCCCAAGATGCTGGCCCCGCAGAAAATGCCGCCCGGCATGAAATTCGAACCCGCCGACTGCGCGAAGTTCGCCGAAGGCCAGTCCCTGCCGGCGGGTTTGAAGGGCAACATGGCCGCGACCGCCGCCGAGGGTGCGGGCAACCGGTTCATCGTGCTGGCCGTCGAGACCTCGGAACCGATCCCGATGAACGATCCGGGTGATGCGTGCAAGCAGGTCAAGTTCGCCGGGCCGGGCTCGCGGGGGCAGGTCGACGTGGTCGAGGCGCCGCAGATCGACGGGGCCCGCACCGTGGGCACTCACCGTGTCGTGCAGGCAGCGGTTCAGGGCCGCGCCCGCACCGGTGAGCTCTACAACTACGTGGCCAGTTTCGGGCCGTTCATGGTGATCGTCACGGCCAATCCGCTGGTGGTGCCCAACAAGCCGCTCGCGCCCGTCGACACGCAACGGGCCCGCGACCTGCTGACCGCGGCAGTGGCGGCAGTGCGCGGCTAA
- a CDS encoding alpha-ketoglutarate-dependent dioxygenase AlkB, with protein sequence MELALQGSLFDHAERRRLGNGAWVEMRSGWLDDADSLFEELMDAIPWRAEQREMYDRVVDVPRLVSFHHLVNEPVPHPRLKQIRRRLNDTYGGELGEQFTTAGLCLYRDGNDSVAWHGDTIGRSRTQDTMVAIVGLGATRVFALRPRGGGHAIRLQHRHGDLLVMGGSCQRTWEHSIPKTSRLIGPRISIQFRPHDVR encoded by the coding sequence ATGGAGCTGGCTCTGCAGGGCTCGCTGTTCGACCACGCCGAACGCCGGCGGCTCGGCAACGGTGCCTGGGTCGAGATGCGTTCCGGATGGCTGGACGACGCCGACTCGCTGTTCGAGGAGTTGATGGACGCCATCCCCTGGCGCGCCGAACAGCGCGAGATGTACGACCGCGTGGTCGACGTGCCGCGGCTCGTGAGCTTCCACCACCTAGTCAACGAACCGGTGCCGCACCCGCGGCTCAAGCAGATCCGCCGCAGGCTCAACGACACCTACGGCGGTGAGCTCGGCGAGCAGTTCACCACCGCCGGGCTGTGCCTGTACCGCGACGGCAACGACAGTGTGGCCTGGCACGGCGACACGATCGGCCGCAGCCGTACACAAGACACCATGGTCGCGATCGTCGGCCTCGGCGCGACAAGGGTTTTCGCGCTACGCCCGCGCGGCGGCGGGCACGCTATCCGGCTGCAGCACCGCCATGGCGACCTATTGGTGATGGGCGGATCCTGCCAGCGCACGTGGGAGCATTCGATCCCGAAGACCAGCCGCTTGATCGGGCCGCGGATCAGCATCCAGTTCCGGCCGCACGACGTGCGTTAG
- a CDS encoding NAD(P)/FAD-dependent oxidoreductase, whose amino-acid sequence MTRTHIVVIGGGYAGVLAANHLQAGRDVAITLVNPRPKFVERIRLHQLAVGADDATEPYDTLLGDGVRLLVDGAEHIDAQARRVQLTSGGSLDYDYLIYAVGSTGGTPAGVAGAAEFAYPIAEFEEADRLRQRLQDVPLSAPVVVVGGGLTGIEAAGELAEAGRNVTLITDVVGASVGPQARRSIVKALTKLDVKIIDGPEILVDAVTADSVILADGNRLPSAATVWTAGFGVPGLAAASGLTTDELGRLRTDETLTSVDDPRIVAAGDAASPSGIPLRMSCQAAGPLGIQAADTVLARIAGDEPKNINQAFAGQCISIGRNAGTVQLCHSDDSPRRVFIGGRTGALLKEQVCRATLTFMRKEGRKPGSYFWFKGDNRARQLEAARQETLVS is encoded by the coding sequence ATGACCCGCACTCATATCGTCGTCATCGGCGGCGGATACGCCGGAGTGTTGGCCGCAAACCACCTGCAGGCCGGTCGCGATGTGGCGATCACGCTGGTGAACCCGAGGCCCAAGTTCGTCGAGCGGATCCGGCTGCACCAGCTGGCGGTGGGTGCCGACGATGCCACCGAGCCGTACGACACGCTGCTCGGCGACGGCGTGCGGTTGCTCGTGGACGGCGCAGAGCACATCGACGCGCAGGCCCGCCGGGTGCAGCTGACATCGGGTGGATCGCTGGACTACGACTACTTGATCTATGCGGTCGGCAGCACGGGCGGCACCCCGGCCGGTGTCGCGGGCGCGGCTGAATTCGCCTATCCGATCGCCGAATTCGAGGAAGCCGACCGGCTGCGCCAGCGCCTGCAGGACGTCCCGCTGTCCGCGCCGGTGGTCGTGGTCGGTGGCGGGCTCACCGGCATCGAGGCGGCAGGCGAGCTCGCCGAGGCAGGCCGCAACGTCACGCTGATCACCGACGTGGTCGGCGCATCGGTCGGCCCGCAGGCGCGGCGCTCGATCGTCAAGGCCCTGACCAAGCTCGACGTCAAGATCATCGACGGCCCCGAGATCCTGGTCGACGCCGTGACCGCAGATTCGGTCATCCTGGCCGACGGCAACCGGCTGCCGAGCGCCGCGACGGTGTGGACCGCCGGTTTCGGTGTGCCCGGCCTGGCCGCGGCCAGCGGGCTGACCACCGACGAGCTGGGCCGGTTGCGCACCGACGAAACCCTCACCAGCGTCGACGATCCGCGCATCGTCGCGGCCGGAGACGCGGCGTCACCGTCAGGCATCCCGCTGCGCATGAGCTGCCAGGCCGCGGGCCCACTCGGCATCCAGGCCGCCGACACCGTGCTGGCCCGCATCGCGGGTGACGAGCCCAAGAACATCAACCAGGCGTTCGCCGGGCAGTGCATCAGCATCGGCCGCAACGCTGGCACCGTGCAGCTGTGCCACTCCGACGACAGCCCGCGCCGGGTCTTCATCGGCGGACGTACCGGGGCGTTGCTCAAGGAGCAGGTGTGCCGCGCGACCCTGACGTTCATGCGCAAGGAGGGCCGCAAGCCCGGCTCGTACTTCTGGTTCAAGGGTGACAACCGGGCGCGTCAGCTCGAAGCGGCGCGGCAGGAGACACTGGTGTCATGA
- a CDS encoding aminodeoxychorismate synthase component I: MRIERLGDLGDPPGVLRGVAAAAARAGLPPPAAVIGDWFGSGAVIAPSVGVQPVAPEAAFPWAPRSVGSDVVGGGWFGYLSYPDAGADGRGPRIPVAAGGWSDCVLRQDSDGRWWYESLTDTTLPEWLSPLQPTTPEPYTLDWVAPDREHHRRGVLACLDAIAAGEVYQACVCTQFTGHIQGAPIDFFTETAARTAPARAAFLAGSWGAVASLSPELFLRRSGTAATSSPIKGTLPRDADPAGLLTSVKDVAENIMIVDLVRNDLGRVAMTGTVTVPELLAVRPAPGVWHLVSTVAAQLPVDLPTDALLDATFPPASVTGTPKCRARQLLRQWEQSRRGIYCGTVGLASPIAGLELNVAIRTVEFGPDGSAVLGVGGGITADSDPDREWDECLHKAASIVESSPRAQHGVVELAP, from the coding sequence ATGCGAATCGAGCGGCTGGGCGACCTGGGCGATCCCCCGGGTGTGCTGCGCGGTGTCGCGGCCGCAGCCGCACGGGCCGGGCTCCCGCCGCCTGCCGCGGTGATCGGCGACTGGTTCGGTTCCGGCGCGGTCATCGCGCCGTCGGTCGGCGTGCAGCCGGTCGCGCCCGAGGCGGCGTTCCCGTGGGCCCCGCGCAGCGTCGGCTCCGATGTGGTCGGCGGCGGCTGGTTCGGCTACCTGTCCTACCCCGATGCGGGTGCCGACGGCCGCGGGCCCCGCATCCCCGTGGCTGCCGGCGGCTGGTCGGACTGCGTGCTGCGCCAGGATTCCGACGGCCGGTGGTGGTACGAAAGCCTCACCGACACAACGCTTCCCGAATGGCTTTCGCCGCTTCAACCGACCACGCCCGAGCCGTACACGCTCGACTGGGTGGCACCCGACCGGGAGCACCACCGCCGCGGCGTGCTGGCCTGCCTCGACGCGATCGCCGCGGGCGAGGTGTACCAGGCCTGCGTGTGCACGCAGTTCACGGGCCACATCCAGGGTGCGCCCATCGACTTCTTCACCGAGACCGCGGCGCGCACCGCGCCGGCCCGGGCGGCGTTCCTTGCCGGCAGCTGGGGCGCGGTCGCGTCGTTGTCCCCCGAGCTGTTCCTGCGCCGGTCGGGTACCGCGGCGACGTCGAGCCCGATCAAGGGCACGCTGCCGCGCGACGCCGACCCGGCGGGCCTGCTGACGTCGGTCAAGGATGTCGCCGAGAACATCATGATCGTCGACCTGGTCCGCAATGACCTGGGCCGCGTCGCGATGACCGGGACCGTCACGGTGCCCGAACTGCTCGCGGTGCGGCCCGCGCCCGGCGTCTGGCATTTGGTGTCGACGGTCGCCGCACAGCTGCCGGTCGACCTGCCGACCGACGCGCTGCTCGACGCGACGTTCCCGCCCGCATCGGTGACCGGGACACCCAAGTGCCGGGCCAGGCAGCTGCTGCGCCAGTGGGAGCAGTCCCGACGCGGAATCTATTGCGGCACGGTCGGTTTGGCCTCGCCGATCGCGGGCTTGGAACTCAACGTGGCGATCCGCACGGTCGAGTTCGGCCCCGACGGCTCCGCGGTGCTCGGCGTGGGCGGCGGCATCACCGCGGATTCCGATCCGGACCGCGAGTGGGACGAGTGCCTGCACAAGGCCGCAAGCATCGTCGAATCATCCCCGCGCGCGCAGCACGGCGTCGTAGAGCTCGCGCCGTGA
- a CDS encoding RNA polymerase sigma-70 factor, whose amino-acid sequence MSSAGNSGEHAERFTLLRPLLFTIAYEILGTATESDDVLQESYLRWAEVDLATVTDTKAYLAKLVTRQALNALRAETRRREDYIGPWLPEPLLLDERDGAADVVLAESVSMAMLVVLETLSPDERAVFVLREVFGFSHDEIASAIGKSSASVRQMAHRARNHVQSRRKRYDPVDPQVSTEITQRFFTAATTGDMTALLEVLAPDVVWTADSDGKRSAARRPVVGAQSVAKLVIGLMRFVGQGGRFEPTTYNNAPAFKLYLDDSFEGVVTVEVVDGKITHFYAMRNPDKLTGVDIPRVISR is encoded by the coding sequence ATGAGCAGTGCGGGCAACTCCGGCGAGCACGCCGAACGGTTCACGCTGCTGCGGCCGCTGCTGTTCACCATTGCCTACGAAATACTGGGCACGGCAACAGAATCCGACGATGTGCTGCAGGAAAGTTACCTGCGCTGGGCCGAGGTCGACCTGGCGACGGTGACCGACACCAAGGCCTACCTGGCCAAGTTGGTCACCCGCCAGGCCCTCAACGCGCTACGGGCCGAGACCCGGCGGCGTGAGGACTACATCGGCCCGTGGCTGCCCGAACCGCTGCTGCTCGACGAGCGCGACGGCGCGGCCGACGTGGTGCTGGCCGAGTCGGTCTCGATGGCGATGCTGGTGGTGCTGGAGACGCTGAGCCCCGACGAGCGCGCGGTGTTCGTGCTGCGTGAGGTGTTCGGCTTCAGCCACGACGAAATCGCCTCGGCCATCGGCAAATCCAGTGCATCGGTGCGGCAGATGGCGCACCGCGCCCGCAACCATGTGCAGTCGCGGCGCAAGCGCTACGACCCCGTCGACCCGCAGGTGTCGACCGAGATCACGCAGCGGTTCTTCACGGCCGCGACGACCGGCGACATGACCGCGCTGCTGGAGGTGCTCGCGCCGGATGTGGTGTGGACGGCCGACAGTGACGGCAAGCGCAGCGCCGCACGCAGGCCGGTGGTCGGGGCCCAGTCGGTGGCCAAGCTGGTGATCGGCCTGATGCGGTTCGTCGGGCAAGGTGGCCGCTTCGAGCCGACGACGTACAACAACGCGCCCGCGTTCAAGCTCTACCTCGACGACAGCTTCGAGGGCGTGGTGACCGTCGAGGTCGTGGACGGCAAGATCACCCACTTCTACGCGATGCGCAACCCGGACAAGTTGACCGGCGTCGACATTCCCCGGGTGATCAGCCGCTAG
- a CDS encoding dolichyl-phosphate-mannose--protein mannosyltransferase has product MTATATATPTAGRSVPVISPAPLIPVPDFGPVDRLQGWAMTAVITALAAISRFLNLGSPTDAGTPIFDEKHYAPQAWQALNNHGVEDNPGYGLVVHPPVGKQLIAIGEAIFGYNGLGWRFAGAVCGVIIVLLTVRIVRRISRSTLVGGIAGLLLIADGVSFVSARTALLDVFLVVFVVAAFGALMVDRDQVRERMHIAFVEGRIAETPWGPRLGVRWWRFGAGVLLGLACATKWSGLYFVLFFGVMTLAFDVVARRQYRVPRPWAGVLRRDLGPAAYVFGLIPFAVYLASYAPWFASETGVNRHEVGQSIGQDSILPLPDAIRSLWHYTYAAYRFHSGLTNADGNHHPWESKPWTWPMSLRPVLYAIDNQDVAGCGAQSCVKAVMLVGTPTMWFIAVPVLGWALWRAVVGRDWRYAAVLVGYCAGFLPWFADIDRQMYFFYATVMAPFLVMAIALILGDILHQPRQNPERRTLGLLVVCFYVALVITNFAWLYPILTGLPISQTTWNLQIWLPSWR; this is encoded by the coding sequence GTGACCGCCACCGCCACCGCTACGCCGACGGCTGGTCGCTCGGTCCCCGTCATCAGTCCCGCACCGCTGATCCCGGTTCCCGATTTCGGGCCGGTGGACCGGCTGCAGGGCTGGGCCATGACCGCCGTCATCACCGCGCTCGCCGCAATCAGCCGGTTCCTCAACCTGGGCTCGCCGACCGACGCGGGCACCCCGATCTTCGACGAGAAGCACTACGCGCCGCAGGCCTGGCAGGCGCTCAACAACCACGGCGTCGAGGACAACCCGGGCTACGGGCTCGTGGTGCACCCCCCGGTCGGCAAGCAGTTGATCGCGATCGGTGAGGCGATCTTCGGCTACAACGGCCTGGGCTGGCGGTTCGCGGGCGCGGTGTGCGGCGTGATCATCGTGTTGCTGACCGTGCGGATCGTGCGGCGGATCAGCCGCTCGACGCTGGTCGGCGGCATCGCGGGGCTGCTGCTGATCGCCGACGGCGTGAGCTTCGTTTCGGCGCGCACCGCGCTGTTGGACGTCTTTCTCGTGGTGTTCGTGGTGGCGGCGTTCGGGGCGCTCATGGTCGACCGCGACCAGGTCCGCGAGCGCATGCACATCGCGTTCGTCGAAGGCCGCATCGCCGAAACCCCGTGGGGGCCGCGCCTCGGCGTGCGGTGGTGGCGGTTCGGCGCGGGCGTGCTGCTGGGGCTGGCGTGCGCGACCAAGTGGTCCGGGCTGTACTTCGTGCTGTTCTTCGGTGTCATGACGCTCGCGTTCGACGTCGTCGCGCGCAGGCAGTACCGCGTCCCCCGGCCGTGGGCGGGCGTGCTGCGCCGCGACCTGGGGCCTGCCGCGTACGTGTTCGGGCTGATCCCGTTCGCGGTGTACCTCGCGTCGTACGCGCCGTGGTTCGCCTCGGAGACCGGCGTGAACCGCCACGAGGTGGGCCAGTCGATCGGCCAGGACAGCATCCTGCCGCTGCCCGACGCGATCCGCTCACTGTGGCATTACACGTATGCCGCCTACCGGTTCCACTCCGGGCTCACCAACGCCGACGGCAACCACCACCCGTGGGAATCCAAACCGTGGACGTGGCCGATGTCGCTGCGACCCGTGCTCTACGCGATCGACAACCAGGACGTCGCGGGCTGCGGCGCGCAGTCGTGTGTGAAAGCCGTGATGCTGGTCGGCACGCCGACCATGTGGTTCATCGCCGTGCCGGTGCTCGGCTGGGCGCTGTGGCGGGCCGTCGTGGGCCGCGACTGGCGCTACGCGGCCGTGCTGGTCGGCTACTGCGCCGGCTTCCTGCCATGGTTCGCCGACATCGACCGGCAGATGTACTTCTTCTACGCGACGGTGATGGCGCCGTTCCTGGTCATGGCGATCGCGCTGATCCTCGGCGACATCCTGCATCAACCCCGGCAGAACCCCGAGCGACGAACGCTCGGGCTGCTGGTCGTGTGCTTCTATGTGGCGTTGGTGATCACCAACTTCGCGTGGCTGTACCCGATCCTCACGGGTCTGCCGATCTCGCAGACGACGTGGAACCTACAGATCTGGTTGCCGTCCTGGCGGTAG
- the rsmI gene encoding 16S rRNA (cytidine(1402)-2'-O)-methyltransferase, translating into MTPGKLLIGATPLGQPTDASTRLVTALRTADIIAAEDTRRVRGLAQSLEVTPSGRVLSFFDQNEASRVPGLVDEIKAGATVLVVSDAGMPLINDPGYRLVTACVEAGLPVSCLPGPSAVTTALAVSGLASDRFCFEGFAPRKPGARHTWLQTLADETRTCVFFESPRRLAETLRDAVAVLGPQRRVVVCRELTKIHEEIRRGTLAELAGWAADGVLGEITVVLAGATPTADLPTLVAEVEELVDAGARVKDACAQVIAEHPGAPSRRELYDAVLRARG; encoded by the coding sequence GTGACACCCGGCAAACTGCTGATCGGCGCGACACCCCTGGGCCAGCCGACCGACGCGTCCACGCGGCTGGTGACCGCCCTGCGGACCGCCGACATCATCGCCGCCGAGGACACCCGGCGGGTTCGCGGGCTGGCGCAGTCGCTCGAGGTCACGCCATCGGGTCGCGTGCTGAGCTTCTTCGACCAGAACGAGGCGAGCCGGGTGCCCGGCCTGGTCGACGAGATCAAGGCAGGCGCGACCGTGCTGGTGGTCAGCGACGCCGGAATGCCGTTGATCAACGACCCGGGCTACCGCCTGGTGACCGCCTGCGTCGAGGCAGGCCTTCCGGTGAGCTGTCTGCCGGGGCCGTCGGCGGTGACGACCGCGCTCGCGGTGTCGGGTCTGGCGTCGGACCGGTTTTGCTTCGAAGGTTTCGCACCGCGTAAGCCGGGCGCCCGCCACACCTGGCTGCAGACGCTGGCCGACGAGACCCGCACGTGCGTGTTCTTCGAGTCCCCGCGCCGGCTCGCCGAGACGCTGCGCGACGCGGTGGCCGTGCTGGGGCCGCAGCGGCGTGTCGTGGTGTGCCGCGAGCTCACCAAGATCCACGAAGAGATCCGCCGCGGCACGCTCGCGGAGCTTGCCGGGTGGGCCGCCGACGGCGTGCTCGGGGAGATCACCGTGGTGCTGGCAGGTGCGACGCCGACGGCCGATCTGCCGACGCTGGTCGCCGAGGTCGAGGAGCTGGTCGACGCCGGAGCGCGGGTCAAGGACGCGTGCGCGCAGGTGATCGCCGAGCACCCCGGCGCGCCGTCACGGCGCGAGCTCTACGACGCCGTGCTGCGCGCGCGGGGATGA
- the soxR gene encoding redox-sensitive transcriptional activator SoxR yields the protein MDLHELTPGELSTRSGVAVSALHFYEREGLIVSRRTSGNQRRYARETLRRVAFIRMSQRLGIPLARIREALATLPTDRVPTSKDWAKLSAGWRQDLDDRILHLQRLRDNLTGCIGCGCLSLKTCQLTNPGDILADQGPGASRL from the coding sequence ATGGATTTGCACGAACTGACTCCCGGCGAACTGTCGACCCGCAGCGGTGTCGCGGTGTCAGCGCTGCACTTCTACGAGCGCGAAGGCCTCATCGTCAGCAGGCGCACGTCGGGCAACCAGCGCCGCTACGCGCGCGAGACGCTGCGCCGCGTCGCCTTCATCCGGATGTCGCAGCGGCTCGGCATCCCGCTGGCCCGCATCCGCGAGGCACTCGCGACGCTGCCCACCGACCGGGTTCCGACGAGCAAGGACTGGGCCAAGCTCTCGGCGGGCTGGCGCCAGGATCTCGACGACCGCATCCTGCACCTACAACGGTTGCGCGACAACCTGACCGGGTGCATCGGCTGCGGGTGCCTGAGCCTGAAAACCTGCCAGCTGACCAACCCCGGTGACATCCTCGCCGATCAGGGGCCGGGCGCCAGTCGCCTCTAA